The sequence ATCCGCGCCATCCGCGGCGATCGACCGATCACCCGTGAAGAGCTCCACCTCGGCCGCGCATCGCTGACGCGGGGATATCCGCGGAGCTTCGAAACCGCCGATCAGATCGCCCGCGGTGCCGCGCAGCTCACGCTCTACGGCCTGCCCGACGACTACTTCAGCACGTTCATTCCAAAGGTGATGGCGCTCGACGAAGATGACGCCACCGCCGCGGCGTTCAAGCACATCGATCCCGCACGCCTGCTCGCGGTCGTCGTCGGAGACCGAGAGAAGCTGCTGCCGTCGCTCAAGGCGCTCGAGCTCGGCGAGGTGGTCGAAATCGCAGTGTAGCGGGCGGCGGCAGAAAAAGGTGCCAAAGGTGCCAAAGGGGCCAAAGGGGCCAAGGGTGCTAAGGGTGCTGGTGCTAGGGTGCTAAGGGTGAGGGTATTCAGCCCTCAGCCGCGCATCAGATATCCTGAGCTTGGCGCTGGCAGCTGCTCCTCTCGGCACGCTTGCCACTCTTCCACACCTTGGTACCCCTTCGCACCTCGCACCCTTCGCACGCTTGGCACCTTTCGCACGCTTCGGCACCTTTCGCACCCTGCACCCTTCGCACCCTGCACCCTTCGCACCCTTGGCACCCTTCGCACCAGCACCCTTAGCACCTTGCAGCCTTCGCGCCCTTGGCACCATTCGCACCAGCACCCTTAGCACCTTTGGCCCCTTTAGCACCCTTGGCACCCTTGCGAGGAACCGTTCAGCGAGCGTGACCGTCCAACTAGCGAACGGCCGGAGCGGGTTGTACACTGGGCCGTTCGCCTATGCCCTCCCGGTTCAGCCTCAGCCTCGTGGGTGTGGTCGGCGTGCTCGTTGCCGTCATCGCCACGGCTGCACTGTGGCTCGCCGTTTCCGATCCCGTCACCACCGCGACCGCCGTCGATGCTGCCGCGCAGGGCGACGTGTCGCCGATCATGAAAGCACTGGCGGGCGCGCTCTTCGACGCACTGCAAGGCATCATCAAGTACCTCTGACCCCGGACACGAAGCTGGCCAACGACGTCGCGCGCACGCCAGAACGCCGCTTCAATGTCGAACCGGCGCGTCAATGACCGAGATTCCGCCGGCGCGACGCATCCTGGGCAGTCTGCCGCGCGACTTCAGGGGCGTCTTGACGATCTGGCTGATCGGCGCCTGGACGCTGCTCATGTCGCGCGCGCCGGCGGATCCGGATCTCTGGGGGCACCTTCGGTTCGGCCGCGACCTGCTGGCAGCCGGACGCCTGACCACCGTCGATCCGTATTCGTTCACCAGCGACCGTCCGTGGATCAACCACGAGTGGTTGTCGGAAGCGTTGATGGCGGCGGCGTTCAACGGCGCCGGCGCGGCGGGGCTCAACCTGCTGCGCTTCGCCGTAATCGGCCTGGTGCTCCTGCTCGTGTGGCGCACATCGCGCAGCGTCGCGCCTCGCTATCGATCCATCCTGGTGGCGCTCGCCGCGGTCGGGATTACGCTTCGTGCGCTGCCGGTCCGCCCCCAGCTGTTCTCGCTCCTCTGCTTCGCCCTGATGCTCGCGGTGCTCGTGCGGACCGAATCCGAAGGCCACCGCCGTTCGCTCCTCTGGCTGCCGCCGATCTTTGCCTTCTGGGTGAACGTGCACGGCGGATGGATCGTCGGTCTGGGCACGCTGGCCCTCTGGACCGTCTTCTCCCTCGGTCGCCGGGCGCGCGCACCCTGGGCTCTCCCGGCGGCCGCGACAGCGTCCGCACTGGCGACGCTGATCAATCCGTACGGCGTGCACATGTGGACCTTCATCTATTCAACGGTCGGCTTTGACCGGCCGATGATCGGCGACTGGATGCCGATCTACGCGCTGCCGCCGGGCTTCTGGCTCGGATGGCTGGTCGGCGCCGGACTCTGTGTTGCGGGGTGGCGTTGTCGCGCGCGCATCCCGAGCCGCCATCTCGCCATCGCCGCCATTCTGGGCCTGGCGGCGATCCGGGTGAGCCGCATCGACGCGTTCTTCTGCCTCGCGGCGGTGTTCCTGCTGGCGCCCGTGTTCCCGACGCGCGGCACTACAGTTGCGCCGGCCGCGAGCGCGCCGCGCGCCATGGCGGTTGTCGGTGCGCTGTCGGCTGTCGCGGTCGCGATCGCGACCGTGATGCGGCTGCCGCACATCGAGATTCGGCCACAGCTGATGCCCGAAGCCGCCGCGGTTGACTACGTTGTGCAGCAGCGCCTCGTCGGACGCTTCCTGACGTGGTTCGACTGGGGAGAATTCGCGATCTGGCATCTTGCCGATCAGCACGTGCGCGTGTCGATGGACGGACGGCGCGAAACCGTCTACTCCGATCGCGTCGTCAGCGACCATCTGCGCTTTTATGCCGCGACCATCGATCCGGGCGCCTACGCGCGCGGGATCGCCGCCGACTACGCGTGGCTGCCGCGCGACGTGCCGGCAGTGCGGCACCTCATCGACAGCGGCTGGACGCCGGCCTTCAGCGGACCGATCTCGGTGATCTTGCGCGCGCCCGGGCGTGCGCCGACGCCGCCGATGGTGGTCTCGAGGAGCGGGCCGCGCGACTTTCCGGGCCCGTGATCGATCCGGTGCCAACGAAGCTGTCGATCCGTGGCAGGGACCGCCGTCTACGCGAGCGCGCGGTCGAGGAAACGGCACAGCGCAAAGCCGTCCAGGTACTTGAACGGGGTGACGCCGGTACTGTAGTGGCCGCACGGCAGTATCTTCAGGTCGTGTGCGATGCCGTGGTTGCGGAACTCGTTCACCAGCATCCGTGAGAGATTGACCGGGAAGGTCAAGTCGTACCGCGCATAGACGAGCAGCAGCCTCCGGCCGCGGACCTGCTCGATGTACGGCAGTGGGCTGATCGGCAGCCACATGCGCCGCAGCTCATCGAGCGTCACGTTCCCCTCGAGCGTCTCGCGCACGTGCCGGGTCGACAATCCCTCCCAGACGACGTCGGCGAAATAGGGAGAGATGTGATTGAGTGCCGCGGCTGTTATGAGCGGCTCGTGCGCGGTGGTGAGCATCGCCAGACACGAGCCGAGGCTGGTGCCCAGGATGCCGACCGCGCCGTGGCCCTGCCGCTCCAGCCAGGCGATCGCCTGGCGCGCGTCTTTCACCGCCTGCCGGCACACCTGCGCGGTGCGACCGATGTTCGAGCTGACGATGTAGTCGGCGCGGGTGAGCTCGGGCGGCATCCGGCGGTCGTGATAGGGGAGGCTCAAGCGCAGCGCGGAGATGCCGAAGCGGTTCAGCAGCCGGCAGAGTCCGACGTGTCCGTTCGCGTCCGAGTTCCACTGCGGCAGCACGAGTACGGCGCGGCGCCGGCCCTTTTCGCCGCCCGCTGGAAAGTAGCGGGCGTGGACTGTGTTGTTTTCCAGATGCGGCGAGCGGACGGCGCTCGTGAAGGTCAGCGTACCGTCGTGAAGCTGGTAGTCGGCCGCCGGCTCGACGTGATAAAACGCCTCGCTGCGCGCCACGGTCGCTTCCCCCCACGCCTGCAGCGCCGCGCGCGGATCGCCGTCCGGGACCGCTTCATCCGCCAGCCAGTCGACGCCCCATTCGAACGGCCGCGCGACGCGATCGGTCGAGACCGCCGCGAGCTTCCGCTCCCAATGGTGGAAGACGCGCGCGATCACGAATCAGCGGTCTCCGGCAGCTTTCTCCCGCAGCGCGCCGTAGGTGCGGGAGGGATCGCTCTCGGTCTCCACGGGCAGCCCCTCCTGCGTCCACCCCGCCTCACCGGTCTGCGGCGACCCGTGGAAGCCGCCGAGGACGTTGGCGAGGTCGCGATAGCCGGCACTCGCCAGCAGTTCGCAGGCGTGCTGGGATCGGACGCCGCTGCGGCAGCCGAGCAGCAGCGGCGCGTCGGGAGAAAAGCTCGCGTGGACGACCGGCAGGAAATCGGGATTGGGCTGCATCAGCCCGGTTGCCGGATCCAGGTGCAGGAGCGGCACGTTGAACGCGCCGGTGGGATGGCCCTGCTCGAATTCCGGAACCGAACGGACGTCGAGATACACGGCGCCGCCGGCCTGCCGTGCGTGCGCCTGGTGAACCGTGACGTGCTTGATCGTCATGTTGTCTCCTGCCCGGCGAGATCGCGCTCCACGGCTGCCGCCACGGCGAGCAGCCGTTCGGTCCCGCCGCGATGGCCGACGAGCTGCAGTCCGCGGGGGAGCCCGTCGGCACCGCGTCCGCACGGCAGGGCGATCGCCGGATGTCCGGTGATGTTGAAGAGCTGTGTCAGTCGCAGCATCATCGCCCGCATCGGTTCTGCGGCGCCGTCGACGTCGACGGTCGTGACTCCGAACGGCGGCGCGGCGATCGGCAGCGAAGGCAGCATCAGCGCGTCGACGCCTTCGAGCGCCCGATCGACCGCGCGACGCAGCACCGTCCTCGCCCGCATGGCGCGGACGTAGTCTTCGGCGGCGATGTAGCGTCCCATCTCGAGCCGCAGCCGCACACCGGGGGAATACTTGTCGGCGTACCGATCGAGCAGCGTCGCGTGATACCACGACGCTTCCGGCAGTACGATATGCAGGTAGACCTCGGCCGTGTGCTCGGCGTGCTGGATGGCGACATCCGAGATCGAGTGGCCGGCGCGCTCGAGCGACGTTCGTGCATCGGCGAACAGCCGCCGCACGTCGGGGTCGAGCTTGTCGAAGAAATACGGGACCGGAACGCCGAGCCACAGCGGCGCGGCGGCGGCCACCGGCACGCGATCGGCGCGCGCGTCGCCGTCGAGCATGGCGAAGTAGGTGAGCGCGGCATCGGCCACGGTCCGCGTCATCGGACCCACGTGATCCAGCGTGGTGCTCAGCGGAACGATGTCTTCGATCGAGAGGTCGGCGACGTCCGGCTTGAGACCGACGATCCCGCAGGCGGCCGACGGGATGCGGATCGACCCACCGGTGTCGGTCCCGACCGCGGCGTAGCACATGCCTTCGACGATGCTGACGGCGGCGCCGCCGCTCGAGCCGCCAGCCGACCGGGCGCGATCGTGCGGATTGCGGACGACGCCGAAGGCGGTTTCGTCGCTGGTCGTGCCGAACGCGAACTCGTGCAGGTTGGTCTTGCCGACGACAATCGCCCCGGCGCGGCGGAGATTGGCGGCGACGGGCGCGTCGTGATCCGGACGCCGCGGCGGCACGGCCGAGCCCGACGTCGTCGGCGTGCCGGCGAGATCGACCAGATCCTTCAGCGAGACGGGGATGCCGTGGAGCGCGCCGCGATAGCGGCCCTTCTGGATCTCCGCTTCGGCCCGCGCGGCGTCGGCGAGTGCCTGATCGCGGGTCACCGTGATGAACGCGTGCAGCTCACCATCGGCGGTCGCGATGCGGTCGAGGCAGGCCTGCGTCAGTGCGACAGGGGAGAGGGTGCCCTGTTCGACGAGCGCCGCGGCGTCGCGCAGGCTACGGGGTGTGATCTCGGTCATCGTCAGGGTCGGCCGCGGCGCCGCTCAAGGTCGGGTCCGCCTCGCGCAGGGCCTCGGTCGAGCGCGCGAGCCCCTCGAGCAGCGGCCTCAGCTCCGCGAGTCCGCGACGCTCGGCGTCGGCGCACGCACTGGCCAGCCAGCGTTCGACGTCGCCGCGCATCAGAACGTCAGCGTGCCGCGCACGCAGACCGGCATCATGTGCACGCTGTGGGCCAGCGGGATGTCGAAGTGGTTGACGACGTACTTGACCGAGACGTCGACGCCGAACGGACCGAACATGATCCCCCCGCCTCCCTCGCCGAAGTAGCGGCTGCCGCTGCGCTGATCGGTTTCGGCGTGGCCGACCCCGCCGATGACGAAGGCGTGCGCGCCGACGCCCCAGCCCGGCGAGCGATCGCTCATCTCGATCCCGGCGCCGATGTCGGTCGCTCGCCCGCCGGTCAGTTCGTAGGTGGGCGCCGGCGCCGGCCCGTCGAAGGCCAGCAGGATGTCGGGGATCGATTCGATGCTGCCGCGGATCGCCAGCGTCGCACCCTCGCTCGAGCCGAAGGGATAGATCGTGGCGCCGATACCGGTCGCGCGCTTGTCGTACTTGAGCACCGACACCGTCGTCTGGCCGTCACGAGTCTGGTACTGATACGGCTGCAGATGCACCTCGGTCACCGGTTTTCCGAGCAGATCCTGCAGGGGGTGGCGATCGAACGAGTACGGCTGCACGAACTGGCGCTCGAGCGTGAGGCTGATGAAGTGTTTGCGCGCCTTCTTTGCCGCGTAGGCTGGCGCCTGCGCCGGCGCGGCGAGTGTTCCGGCGGCCCACAGCGCCGCCAGGGTTTGAATCAGCACTCCATCAAGGATAACGTAAACGGGTGTCGGACATTCTCGCGGCCGTGATGACCGCGCCGCGCGCGCCGATCGAACTGCGCGCGTTCCCTCGGCCCGATCTGCCGCCCGGCGGCGCGCTGCTCAGAACCGAGCGCTCCGAGGTCTGCGGCACCGACGTCCACCTCTGGCACGGACGGCTGTCGGGCGTGCCGTATCCGATTATTCCCGGCCACGTGTCGGCCGGCGTGATCGAAGCCGCACGCGGTCCCCTGACCGGCATCGACGGCGCTTCGATCCGCGAAGGCGATCGCGCGGTGTTCTTCGACGTCCACCGCACCTGCGGCCGCTGCCGCGCCTGCACCGTGCACCGGACGCCGACGCGTTGCAGCGCGCGCCGCGTCTACGGCATCACCGATTCGGCGGACGAGGGGCTCTACGGCGGCTGGGCGCAGGCCGTCTACCTCGAGCCTGGCGTCGCGATCGCGCGGCTGCCGCCGCAGGTCTCCGTCGACGACTACATCGGCGGCGGCTGCGGCCTGTTGACCGCCGTGCACATCGTCGAGCGGGCGGAGATCCGCCTGGGCGACGCGGTCGTCGTCCAGGGCACCGGCGCCGTCGGGTTGTGCGCGATTGCGCTCGCCAGGCTGGCCGGGGCATCCCCGATCATCGCGCTCGGCGCTCCCGACGATCGCCTCGCGCTGGCCCGCCGCATGGGCGCCGCGCTGGCCATCGACATTCGGACGACCGCGCCAGCCGACCGGCTCGAGGCGGTGCTGGCCGCGACTCACGGCGAGGGGGCCGACGTGGCGATCGAGGCGGCCGGCGCGGCGAGCGCGATCGGTGAAGGCCTCGATGTCGTGCGGGTCGGCGGGCGCTACGTCATCGCCGGCCACTACACCGACGTCGGCGACGCCGCCGTCAACGCGCACCGCCAGATCAATCGCAAGCACCTCGAGATCCGCGGCTGCTGGGGCAGCGAGCCCCGGCACTTCCTGCGCGCGCTCTCCGTGCTCGCCGAGCACCCGGAGGTGCCGTTCGGCGCGATCGGCGCGAAAACCTACGGGCTGGGCGCGCTGAACGAGGCACTCTCCGACGCGGAGGCGATGATCATTCCCAAGGCGCTCGTCGATCCGTTCGCATGAGTCGCATGCGCCACACCAAGATCGTTGCCACGATCGGCCCCGCCAGCGCCGCGCCGGCCGTCGTCGAGCGCCTGATCGCCTCGGGAGTCGACGTCTTCCGGTTGAACTTCTCGCACGGCACCCACGAGTCCCACCGGGCCGCGTTCGTCGTCATCCGCGAAGCCGCGCGGCGGGCCGGCCGGCACATCGCCGTGATGCAGGACCTGAGCGGGCCGAAGATCCGCACCACGACGCTGCCGGGCGGCACGCCGCTGACCCTGAAGCCCGGCGACCAGTTGCGACTTGCCGCCGGGGACGGTCCGGGCGCCGCCGGGAGGATCTTCACGCCCTACACCCCGCTCGTCGAGTCGGCGAAGGCGGGCGACCGCCTGCTGCTCGACGATGGCAAGATCGAGCTGCGAGTGACGGCGCGCGAGGCGGGGGAACTGGTGACGGAAGTCGTCAACGGCGGCCTCCTCGGCGAGCACAAGGGAATCAACGCGCCCGGCGTGGCGCTGCCGGTACAGGCGATCACCGCGAAGGACGAGGCCGATCTGCGATTCGGCCTCGAGCTTGGCGTCGATCTCGTCGCCCTCAGCTTCGTGCAGACCGCAGAGGACTGCTTCATGGCGCGGCGCCTCGCGGGCGAGACGCCGCTCGTCGCCAAGATCGAGCGTCCGCAGGCGCTCGATCATCTCGACGGCATCCTCGCCGCCGTCGACGCCGTCATGGTGGCGCGCGGCGACCTCGGGCTCGAGTGTCCGCTCGAGCAGGTGCCGCGCATTCAGAAGACGATCGTCGCTCGGGCCCGGGCGCTCGGCCGACCGGTGATCGTCGCCACGCAGGTGCTCGAGTCGATGCGGACCGAGCCGCGTCCGACGCGCGCCGAGGTCAGCGACGCGGCGACCGCCGTCGACCAGGGCGCCGATGCGATCATGCTCTCGGGTGAGACGGCTTCCGGGCAGTATCCGATCGCGGCCGTCGACGCGCTGCGGTCGATCATCCGCGACGCGGAGACCGTCGCCACCACTCCCGTGGTCTTCAGCGGCGAACCGGACGGGTTCGAAGCGTTGCGGACCGTACACGGCCGCGCCATGTGCGAAGCGGCGGTCACTCTGGCGACCTCGGGTCAGGCGGAAGCGATTGTCGCGGTCACGCGGTACGGCAAGACCGCGCAGCTGCTGTCGTCGCTGCGGCCGCGCGCCGGCATTCTCGCGGTGACGCCGTCTGAGAGCGTGGCGCGGCGCCTGAAGCTCTGTTGGGGTGTCCGTCCGGTGGTGTCGGAGCTCGTGGACCTGCGCGCGCTCGAAGAGCCGATCCGCGCCGCGATGGATCTCTCGCCGCGCGCCGTGGTCGTGTTCATCAACATCAGCCCCGATCTGAGTCGAGCCGACGCCAACTTCGTCAACGTGCAGGAGCTGGCCGGCTAGCGTCTGGCCCGGCGGCGGCTCCACGCGTAGAAACCGGCGCCGACTCCCAGCACCACGATCGCCTGGCCGACGAGATTCACCTCGAACGCGATTTTGTTCGCGCCCGGCGGCGGCACGAACGTGAGCGCCAGCGAGATGGCCGTCGCGGCGAATCCCATCCACGGCACGGCCGTGGGCGTGTCGGGCAGCAGGCGTGTCTGCGCGGCGAAGAGATACAGGTACGGCACGAAGTAGATCAGGATGGTCAGGTTCACCAGGATGTCGTAGGCGTCCTGGATCGACGTGGAACGTCCGGCGACGGTGACGAAGACGCTCGCCAGGAAGATGACCGAGGAGGCCGCGGCCTGCACGACCAGCGCGACGTGCGGCGTGCGATAGCGCGGGTGCAGCCTGGCGAACGCGGCGGGCATGGCCGCATCCACGCCGGCGGCAAACGGCACCCGCGCCGCGCCCGCCGTCCACGAAGCGGTTCCGGCGAGCGCATTCAGGACGAGCAGCGCGCCGGTCAGCGCGCCGAGTCCGCCGAGGCCGACGCGGCCCGTCACCAGCTGCACCGCATCGGTGATGCCGCTCAGCTCTTTCAGCGAACCGACCGGAATCGCGAACAGCACCGAGACGGAGCCGGCGATGTAGACGATCGTGACGATGATCCCGGAGATGAAGACGCCGCGAGGGATGATGGTCTCGGGGTTCTCGATCTCCTGGCCGATCAGCGACGAAATCTCGAAACCCGAAAAGGCGAAGCACATCGCCGACCAGAGGCCGATCGTGTCGAGCAGGGCGCCGCGCGGCACCAGATTCGCCGGCGTGAACGCGGTCGCCGGTCCGAAGCGCGCCAGCGCCAGGCCGCCGCATCCGAGCAGCAGGCCGACCGGGATCCAGACGCCGAGGCTGCCGGCGTTCTGCAGCCACTTGCTCTCGCGCAGGCCCAGCACGTTGAGCCCGGCGGCGAGCCAGATGCCGCCGAGCACGAAGAGCACCGAGAACCATCGTGAGGTGCCGACCGCCTGCCAGCCTGGTCCGCCGATCGCCGCCAGGTTCGCGGCGCCGAACAGCAGCAGCGACGGAAAGTAGAACAGGTTGTTGACCCACAGGCACCAGCCGCAGATGAACCCGTGCGAGGGTCCGAAGGCGCGGCGCACCCAGACATAGACCCCTCCCTGCTCGGGATAGCGCGCCGACAGGCGCGACACGGCGAGGGCGAGCGGCACGAAGAACGCCACCCACGCGAGCACCCAGAGCGTGACCGACGGCGCTCCAGTGCGCGCGCCGCGCGCGATCCAGCGCAGCCCCACGACCGCGACGACGTTCATCAGAACGACGTCGCGGAGGCGCATCGCCTTGATGAAGGTCGTCACTGGCGCTGCTCCACGTAGTCTTTCAGCGCCGACAGCGACGACTTCCAGCCGCCCGCAATCACCGTGTAGTAACGGCGCCAGCGGGGCGTGTCCTCGAAGCCGGTCTGCTTGACCTGCAGCCGGCAGACCGGTCCCGACATGCGGCAGGTCACCTCGAGCGCCATCGGGCCGATCGGATCCCCGTCGGGCGGCAGCCACCACGCGTCGGCGATGAAGAGTTCCTGGCCGGACCGGTACTCCATCACCTTGCCGCAGAACACCCCGCCGAGGCGGCCGAGCAGATCGTCGGCGTCGGCGGTCGGCGGCCACTCGACCGCATAGACGCCCATGGTTCGCGGCGTCGTGACCGACCGCGCGGCCTGCCACCACGTCTCGAGCGCGTGCGGATCGAAGAACGCCGCCAGGACGCGCGTCGGAGCGGCGTTGATCAGGAGCGCGTGCTCGAACTCGGGTGGATGCGGATCGCCGGCGCTCGACATGCCCGCCTGATGCTATCGCATACACTGAGGGCGGGACGGCTGAGCGCATGGAAGACGGCAAGGTGAGCGCCGACGAATCGTGGGACGAGCATTACGCCGACGAGCGGGACGCGGCGTGGCTGTACCGCGAGCTGGCGGGTCTCGATCGCGACGCGCATCGGGCGGACCTGTTCGAACGGCTGGCGGTCGTCGAGGACCGGCACACCGCGAAGTGGGAAGAGCTTTTTCGCGACGCCGGCCGGCCGTTGCCCTCCTACGCCGTGTCGAGAAGGACGCGCGCCCTGGCGGGCGTTGCCAGGCTGTTCGGCCCCTCGACTGTGCTGCCGCTGATCCTGGCGGAGGAAGGGCGCGAGGTGCAGGCGTACCTGGGGCTCGCCCGTCAGGCGTCGCACACGACCATGCACAAAGCCGCCGTCGACATCGCCGCCGAGTCGGCGGTGCACGCGCGCGAACTGTCGGAGGTGATGGGGCGCGAAGGGGAGCCGTGGCACGTCGGCGGCGCCGGCGGCCTTCTCCGCAGCCTCGTTTACGGGTTCAACGACGGGCTGACGGCGAACTTCGGGCTGGTCGCTGGAGTCATCGGCGCCAGCCTGCAGCCGCACGCCGTCGTCGTTACCGGTGTGGCGGGCGCGATCGCCGACGCGTTGTCGATGGGTTCGAGCGGGTATCTCGCGGCGAAGAGCGAAGCGGAAGTGCAGGCGCACCAGATCGAGATGGAGCGGCAGGAGCTGCGCCTGATGCCGGAGCTCGAGGAAGAAGAGCTCGCGCTCATCTACGAAGCCAAGGGACTGCCGCGCGATCGAGCTCGGGAGACCGCGCACGCGATGATGCAGGACCCGGCCCGCGCGCTCGAAGCCCAGGTGCGCGAGGAACTGAACATCCACCCGGCCGAGCTCGCGCCGCTCAAGGATGGCCTGGTGACCGGTCTGGCGACGGTGGTCGGCGCGTTCATCCCGATCTTTCCGTTTCTCGTGATGACAACTCGGCCGGCCGTCGTGACTTCGCTCGCGATCAGCATGACCGCCCATTTCGGCATCGGCGCCGCGCGCAGCCTGTTCACCGGCCGCGGGATCTGGGTGAGCGGCCGGGACATGTTCCTGGTGGGATTCGGCGTCGCGGCCGTGGGCTATCTAATCGGGGACTGGCTGCCGAGGATCCTCGGATAGGGCCGTCTCAGCCATCGCCCCAGGCAGACGCGACTAGCTTTTCTGCCGGAGCGTCTGGACGTAGCTGACGATCTGCCAGAGCTGCTCTTTCGTCAGGTCGTCCTTGACAGCCGGCATCTTCGGCTTCGTGCGGCCGTTCCACGCTTTGTAGAACACGACCCCATCGGGGTTGCGCGCCGCACGGCGCGCCACGGTCAGATCCATGTCCTGCTCGTTGTCCGGATCGCCGTCGGGGCCGTCCCCCTTGCCCCCGGGGCCGTGGCAACGTTCGCAATGCTTCTTGAATAGCGCCTTGCCGGTTTCGGCGGCCTTGGGATCGTTTGCGAACGGGTTCTTTTCGTCGGCGGCAGTGTCGGGGAGTGTCCACCCGCCGCTGCGCTGTCCCTGGGCTTGCGCCTGCGGCCGCGCGGTATGGGCGCTCGCCGCAATGGTCGCGGCGCACCAGATGCCCGCGGCGGCGAAAAGGGCCCGGCGAATATACATATCTCTAAATGATACAGTTTTTCGCGTGACCCACGAACAGGCGCTCGCCTACATGGACCCGGCGTTTCTCGACAGCGACGAAGCGCGGCCGATCCGCATTCTGGCGGAATACCTCGAGCCGCTCCGCCGTCTCAAGGAGCAGAACATTCAGGACACCGTGGTGTTCTTCGGCTCGGCGCGCGTCCATAGCCGCCAGCAGGCGCAGAGCGCGCTCGACCGGTTGCGGCGACGCCGCCTCAAGCGCACTCGCGACTATGCGACGGAGCTGAAGCGGAGCCGCAAGGCGGTCGAATGGTCGCGATTCTACGAGGACGCGCGCGCAGTGGCCCATCAGTTGTCGAAGTGGAGCCTGACCCTCGAGTCGCCGCGCCACCGGTTCGTCGTCTGCTCCGGAGGAGGTCCTGGCATCATGGAGGCGGCCAACCGCGGCGCCTACGAGGCCGGTGGCAAGAGCGTCGGGTTCAACATCCGTCTGCCGTTCGAGCAGGGCGCCAACCGCTACATCACGGAGGGCCTGCACTTCGAGTTCCATTACTTCTTCATGCGCAAGTTCTGGTTCGCCTACCTGGCGAAGGCGCTCGTCATCTTTCCGGGCGGCTTTGGCACGCTCGATGAAATGTTCGAAATCCTGACGCTGGCGCAGACGAAGAAGCTGTCGAAGCAGCTTGGCGTGTTCATGTATGGCCGCGAGTACTGGGAAGAGGTGCTGAGCCTTGCGCCGCTCGCCGAATGGGGGGCGATCAATCCGGCCGACCTCAATCTGCTGAAGTGGGTGAACTCGCCGGACGAGGCGTTCGAGCAGCTCCGCGCGCACCTGGTGTCGCATCACCTGGTTCCCGAAACCGCGCAGGAGAACCGCGCGCCCGGTATCGCGAAAACACGGGGGTGACGCCATCGACCCGCGAGGGTCGCATGGCGCGCGAGGGTGACATGGAGAAGGACGAACGGGACCTGCTGATCGCGCAGTACCAGGACGGCTACCGGGTCGTCTCGGAGGCGCTGCTGAAGATCGTCCCGG is a genomic window of Vicinamibacterales bacterium containing:
- a CDS encoding VIT1/CCC1 transporter family protein, which gives rise to MEDGKVSADESWDEHYADERDAAWLYRELAGLDRDAHRADLFERLAVVEDRHTAKWEELFRDAGRPLPSYAVSRRTRALAGVARLFGPSTVLPLILAEEGREVQAYLGLARQASHTTMHKAAVDIAAESAVHARELSEVMGREGEPWHVGGAGGLLRSLVYGFNDGLTANFGLVAGVIGASLQPHAVVVTGVAGAIADALSMGSSGYLAAKSEAEVQAHQIEMERQELRLMPELEEEELALIYEAKGLPRDRARETAHAMMQDPARALEAQVREELNIHPAELAPLKDGLVTGLATVVGAFIPIFPFLVMTTRPAVVTSLAISMTAHFGIGAARSLFTGRGIWVSGRDMFLVGFGVAAVGYLIGDWLPRILG
- a CDS encoding c-type cytochrome encodes the protein MYIRRALFAAAGIWCAATIAASAHTARPQAQAQGQRSGGWTLPDTAADEKNPFANDPKAAETGKALFKKHCERCHGPGGKGDGPDGDPDNEQDMDLTVARRAARNPDGVVFYKAWNGRTKPKMPAVKDDLTKEQLWQIVSYVQTLRQKS
- a CDS encoding TIGR00730 family Rossman fold protein, coding for MTHEQALAYMDPAFLDSDEARPIRILAEYLEPLRRLKEQNIQDTVVFFGSARVHSRQQAQSALDRLRRRRLKRTRDYATELKRSRKAVEWSRFYEDARAVAHQLSKWSLTLESPRHRFVVCSGGGPGIMEAANRGAYEAGGKSVGFNIRLPFEQGANRYITEGLHFEFHYFFMRKFWFAYLAKALVIFPGGFGTLDEMFEILTLAQTKKLSKQLGVFMYGREYWEEVLSLAPLAEWGAINPADLNLLKWVNSPDEAFEQLRAHLVSHHLVPETAQENRAPGIAKTRG